The Geoalkalibacter sp. genome includes the window AGTAAGCCTCAACTTTCGTTGCAGAGAGCCGGCGGGTGGTGCGAGCCGGTACGAAAGCGGCCGAACTCGCCTTGGAGCTGCTCGGGTCAAACCGGTCGAGGCACCGGCCAGCCCGGGCCGTGAGCCTGCGTTAAGGGAAAAGCAAGGATCCGGGCGAGCCGGGTCGAAACAGGGTGGTACCGCGAAGCGACAGAGCTCTCGCCCCTGCACGGGCGAGAGCTTTTTTTGTGACCGACGAAAGGGGGTGGTCTTTTGGAATCGGACCTGAATGATCTATCGATCTTACCCCCGCACGCGAAACCAAAGACGGCCATTCACCGGATAGAACAGGTTGCCAACCAGGAGGAATCATGAGCAACGAACGTATCATCAAGATATTCGATACTACCTTGCGCGACGGCGAGCAGTCTCCCGGCGCCAGCATGAACATGGATGAAAAGCTGCGCATCGCCCATCAACTGGAAAAGCTCAATGTCGATGTGATCGAGGCCGGTTTTCCCATCGCCTCCGAGGGGGATTTCGAAGCGGTGAGGAAGGTGGCCCAAACCATCAAGGGACCGCAGATCGCCGGTTTGTGCCGCGCCAACAACCTGGACATCGACCGTGCCTGGGAGGCGCTGAAATACGCCAAGGATCGCGGGCGCATTCACACCTTCATCGCCACCAGCGACATCCACATGAAGTACAAGCTCAAGATGAGCGAACAGCAGGTGCTCGATACGGCGGTCAAGGCCGTGCAGCGCGCCAAGGGCTATACCCACAACGTCGAATTCAGCGCCGAGGACGCGGTGCGCACGCGCCTGCCGTTTCTCGCCAAGGTGGTGCAGGCGGTGATCGAGGCGGGGGCCACCACGGTCAATATTCCCGATACGGTCGGTTACACCATCCCTTCGGAATTTTTCGAAATTATCAGTTATTTGCGCAAGAATGTGCCCAATATCGAGCAGGCGACCATTTCGGTGCACTGCCACAATGATCTGGGGCTGGCCGTGGCCAACAGCCTGGCCGCCATCCAGGCCGGTGCCGGGCAGGTCGAGTGCACCATCAACGGCATCGGCGAGCGCGCCGGCAACTGCTCCCTCGAAGAGATGGTGATGGCCCTGCGCACCCGCCATGACGTGCTGCCCTACAAGACCAATGTCGTCACCGAGCATATCTACCCGACCAGCCGTATGCTCTCGACCATCACCGGCATCGTCGTGCAGCCCAACAAGGCCATCGTCGGCGCCAACGCCTTCGCCCACGAGGCGGGAATTCATCAGCACGGCGTGATCATGGAGAAATCCACCTACGAGATCATGACCCCTGAATCCATCGGACTCAACCAGAACAAGCTGGTCCTGGGCAAGCACTCGGGCCGTCATGCCTTCAAGCAGCGCCTCGAGGAGATGGGCTATGATCTGAACAAGGAGGATCTGGATAAGGCCTTCGTGCGCTTCAAGGCGCTGGCCGATGCCAAGAAGGAAATCTTCGACGAGGATCTCGACGCCATCATTGCCGATGAAATCGTGCGCATGCCGGAAAAATACAAGCTGTTGCAGATGAATGTGTCCTCGGGCTCCTTTGCCTCGCCCACGGCGACGGTGGAGATGGAAATCGACGGCAAGGTGAAAAAAGGC containing:
- a CDS encoding 2-isopropylmalate synthase — its product is MSNERIIKIFDTTLRDGEQSPGASMNMDEKLRIAHQLEKLNVDVIEAGFPIASEGDFEAVRKVAQTIKGPQIAGLCRANNLDIDRAWEALKYAKDRGRIHTFIATSDIHMKYKLKMSEQQVLDTAVKAVQRAKGYTHNVEFSAEDAVRTRLPFLAKVVQAVIEAGATTVNIPDTVGYTIPSEFFEIISYLRKNVPNIEQATISVHCHNDLGLAVANSLAAIQAGAGQVECTINGIGERAGNCSLEEMVMALRTRHDVLPYKTNVVTEHIYPTSRMLSTITGIVVQPNKAIVGANAFAHEAGIHQHGVIMEKSTYEIMTPESIGLNQNKLVLGKHSGRHAFKQRLEEMGYDLNKEDLDKAFVRFKALADAKKEIFDEDLDAIIADEIVRMPEKYKLLQMNVSSGSFASPTATVEMEIDGKVKKGAVIGVGPVDATFKAIKKLTGSKARLLAFNVGGITGGTDAQGECTVRLEADGRETIGQGAHPDIIVASARAYINALNRLASTLERKSAQL